The genomic DNA TCATTCGGCGCGGGCTGGAGGAGGAAGGTTACGAGGTGGAAGTGGCCTACGACGGCACTTTTGGCCAGCGGCTGGCGCTGAGTAAGGAATTCGACCTGCTTATTCTGGACGTAATCCTACCCGGCCAGAGTGGCCTGGAGGTGCTCAAAGCCGTGCGCGCCCAGGACCAGGAGCTGCCTATTCTGATGCTTACCGCGCTGGGCACCACGCAGGACAAGCTGCTGGGCTTCGATGGCGGGGCCGACGACTACCTCATTAAGCCCTTCGACTTCGTGGAGCTGCTGGCGCGGGTGCGGGCGCTCACGCGCCGCCGCGACCGCCGCTCGACCAAGGGCAACCAGCTGAGCCTGGCGGACCTGACGGTGGACACGGCGGCCAAAACCGTGACCCGCGCCGGGCAGCCCATCAAGCTCACGGCCCGCGAGTTCAACCTGCTGGAGCTGCTGCTGCGCCACCAGGGCCGCGTGCTGAGCCGGGGCGAAATAGCGGAGCACACCTGGG from Hymenobacter psoromatis includes the following:
- a CDS encoding DNA-binding response regulator; its protein translation is MSTKILLVEDEPKVSAFIRRGLEEEGYEVEVAYDGTFGQRLALSKEFDLLILDVILPGQSGLEVLKAVRAQDQELPILMLTALGTTQDKLLGFDGGADDYLIKPFDFVELLARVRALTRRRDRRSTKGNQLSLADLTVDTAAKTVTRAGQPIKLTAREFNLLELLLRHQGRVLSRGEIAEHTWEDSFDTGSNVIDVYVNYLRNKVDKSFDKKLIHTVVGMGYVLREE